The Candidatus Phytoplasma asteris DNA segment TTGAAAAAAACCTTCGTCTACAAAAAGATAACGGTGATAATCATGGGGTTCTAAGCGGAAAATAAGCAAATAGCCTTCCTCGTATTCTTGAGCTAATGTGGGATTTTGCAACAAATCAACTAAACTGTAATTGGTTTCTTTGATGCAATAGAGTGCTTTTTTGGTGATAGGATAAATGCTTAATTTGGATTCACAAGGACTGATAAAAGCAAAGTTGTCTTGAGGAATAGCAAGTTCTTTGTATTTTCTTGTAAAAAAATCATTATAAGAACTAAATTTTTGTTTTTCAAATAAGCTTAAATCAATTTGGTGTTGTTCGATGATTTTCAAAGCGTATTGGCGTGACCAAGGAGAATAAAAATACAGATTAACTAACCAAGAAATAGGTTTAGTGATCAAAATTTTGAGAAGGCATCTTTTCCAAAAGTTTTTTTCTAAGTTTGTGTATAAAAATTTTTGCAGGCGACTTGCTGGGTCTTGACAAATAATTTTTCCTTCTAAATTAACTATTTTCATATTGTAAATCGCTCACTTTGTAATTGCCATTGGTAACAAATATTTTAATAAGATTTTAAGCAACATAAATAGGATAAAATTTAGTGCTAATAATAAAATAATTGTTATTGTAGTTTTGGCTTTTGGCTTGGGGAAATGGATTTTTTTACAAAGAAATAAAAAAGTTAAAAGTAATATGCAGGCAAAATGAAACCAAAAAAAAGTAGGTCTTTGTTCGATAAATCCTAAACTTTTGAAATCCCAAGTTTTGCAAAT contains these protein-coding regions:
- a CDS encoding phosphatidylserine decarboxylase; this encodes MKIVNLEGKIICQDPASRLQKFLYTNLEKNFWKRCLLKILITKPISWLVNLYFYSPWSRQYALKIIEQHQIDLSLFEKQKFSSYNDFFTRKYKELAIPQDNFAFISPCESKLSIYPITKKALYCIKETNYSLVDLLQNPTLAQEYEEGYLLIFRLEPHDYHRYLFVDEGFFQMFPCKIKGKLHTVNPIAFESFDVFKTNTREYSILQTKNFGKIVQIEVGATLVGKIQNHPLQTFSKGQEKGYFDTGGSTIIILVKKNIVSFDPRILEHTQKRYETQIPILTVIGKKITPTKPHPITYKSFSEPITPQPKSNQNSNCTTQANHKESEV